From [Flavobacterium] thermophilum:
CTCTTCCAGCGCGCGGCGGTAGCCTGCCAGTTTCCGCTGGTTGATCGGGTCGTCGGTCGGACCGGTCACATAAGCGACGCGCCGGTTTCCTTTTTCCAGCAAATACGTCACCGCTTCAAACGCCGCCTGCTCATAGTCGATGTTGACCGATGGAATCTCCTCCGGTCCGACCGTCGCCGCCAGCACGATCGGCACGGACGATTTTTTGAACTCGGCGACGTGCTCCTCGGTGATCGTCCCGCCCATAAACAACAGCCCGTCCACCTGCTTGGCGAGCATCGTGTTGAGCAAATGCAGCTCTTTTTCTTTGTTTTGGTCGGAGTTGCTTAAAATAATGTTGTATTTGTACATCGTCGCAATGTCTTCGATGCCGCGCGCCAGTTCGGCGAAGAAAATGCTCGAAATATCCGGGATGATCACCCCGACCGTCGTCGTTTTTTTGCTCGCCAGCCCCCGCGCCACCGCATTCGGGCGGTAGCCGAGCCGTTCGATGGCCTCAAGCACTTTTTTCCTCGTCGACGGTTTGACGTTCGGGTTGCCGTTCACGACGCGCGAAACAGTCGCCATCGAGACGTTCGCCTCCCGCGCCACGTCATAAATCGTTACGGTCATTCCGTTCACTCCTTTTCACTCAACCGGTCAAATTCCGAATGTATGTACAACTATCATACGATACATTATCGCCAACTCGCAACGAAATCGCAACCATTTTGCCGGTTTGTTCACAAACCGTTCACGGGTAGTTTGCCCGAAGCCGCGCCATTGCATGAAAAGGAAGCCGCTGTTTCCCCATGTTTTGGCGCTGGGCGCCAACTGCCGCCGGCGCAAACGGGAGCCCGCCGGACAGCGCGATTGGATTGCCCCGTCATGCCGCCACCCCAAACGGCCGCCATTTCCCGCCTCGGCCGCAGTCCGCTTCGCACTGCCCCAAAAACAAAAGACGCCCCAACACAATGGGACGTCTTCTTTCGCCGACACGCCGCCCTTTGCCCTTTACGCTTGAACAAACTGGCGTTGGAACGCGCGCACTTCTTCCATAAACTCATTGAATTGGGCGATGTCCATTTGCTGGGCCGAATCGGACAAGGCGACAGCCGGGTCCGGATGCACTTCGGCCATGACGCCGTCGGCGCCGATCGCCAACGCCGCTTTGGCGCACGGGATGAGCAAATCGCGCCGCCCGGTCGAGTGGGTGACATCGACAAACACGGGCAAGTGCGTTTCCTTCTTTAAAATCGGCACAGCCGAAATGTCGAGCGTATTGCGCGTCGCCCGCTCGTACGTACGGATGCCGCGCTCGCACAAAATGATCTGCCCGTTTCCTTGCGACATGATGTACTCAGCGGCGTTGATGAACTCTTCGATCGTCGCCGCCAAGCCGCGCTTCAGCAAAATCGGCTTGTTCACCTGGCCGGCTGCCTTGAGCAGCTCAAAGTTTTGCATGTTGCGGGCGCCGATTTGGATCACGTCAATATAATCCAACGCGGTCTCAATGTCCGCCGGCGTGACGATTTCGCTGATGACCGCCAAATCGAATTCATCGGCGATCCGTTTTAAAATTTTCAGCCCCTCAACGCCGAGGCCTTGGAAGTCGTACGGCGAGGTGCGCGGTTTGTAGGCGCCGCCGCGCAGCAGCTTAATGCCTTGCTTTTTCACCGCTTCGGCGACCGCAGCCACTTGTTCGTAGCTTTCCACCGCACACGGGCCCATGACAAAATATTGGTTGCCGTCGCCGATCCGCTCGCCTTTCACCTCGACGATCGTGTTTTCCGGATGCTTTTTCCGCGAGACGAGCAGCGCTTTCCGATGGTCATCTTCTTGCAATTCGAGCGCCGCTTTAAAAATTTCCTTGAAAATGTGCTGCAGCGTCGACGTTTCGAACGGACCGTCGTTATGCTCGGAAATGAGGTCGAGCATTTTCCGCTCGCGCACCGGGTCGTAGCGGTGCGTTCCTTGCGCTTCTTTGATTTTGCCGATTTCTTGAACGAGCCGCCCCCGTTCGTTGATCAGCTTCAACAATTGCAAGTTGATCTCATCGACCCTTGCCCGCAGCTCCTCCAACCGTTCGTTGCTCATGCTTTTCTCATCCTTTCGCCTATTTTCATGCATCGTTTCCGCCCCATAGCGGCCGCCGGCCGGCTGCGTTCGGGGCGCTTCCCCGTTTTGAAGATCGAAGTTTTGTAATTAGTCTTTATTATAATCGATGACTTAGCGGTTGTCACGAAAAAAATGCTTTTTTGATTAAACGCTTTTAAGTGGTAAAGTTTAAAAGGAGAACAAACCGCCTGTCGCGCGGACAGGCGGCTAGGCGGTGGCTATGTTCGTTCTCAGCGCATCGTACGTAATAGCCCAATGGGACGCGTGCCAGACGACTTTGCCGTTTTCAAACAAAAGCGCCTGCGGCGATTCGTGCTTAACGCCGGTCGTCTCGGCGATGTAGTTCGAGAGCGGGCGCGCTTCTTGAACGTACAGGCAATATACCGCGAGCTCCGGGTGATCGGCGGCGAACTTTTCACATTCGCCGAACGCCGCTCGGCTGATCGGACATGTTAGGCTATGTTTGACGAACAAAAAGCGGTTCGTTTCCTTCTTGACGCGTTCAAACTGTTCGACGGTTTCCAGTTTCTCCATTCCCACGTTCTGCTCACTCCATTCCGCTTCGGTGTCCCATCGTTTGCTCGGCGTCATCGAGCGCCGCTTCCGCTTCCTCAAGCAGCTTTTGCAGCGTCTCGCGGTCGGCCGGCTCAGCGGATGGCGGAATCGGGATCGTCGCTTTTTCAGCACCGGTCTTTGCCTCTTCGGCTTCGGACGGGGCCTCAGCTGTTTTCAGCGGGATGAACTCGGCGATTTCCTTCGTTTTCTCTTTCGCTGTTTCCAACCATTCCGCCGCCGTCGTTTTCACCGGCTCCCACGTTTCGCTGCTGCTCCATTCCGCGAGCCATTGCCGTCCTTTCTCACTTGTTAAAAACATGGCCGCCGCCGCGCCGGCGATGCCGCCGACAAGCGCCCCAAGCAAAAATCCGCCGTTATTTTTCGCCATTTTGCATTCCCTCCTGTTCACGCAATCGTTCCCTTTCCCTCCATTTTTCCCTTAGTTCGAGCAAAACATTAGCCCATTGCAACGTTTTGCGCCATTTTTTCCGCTCGCCGCCCGCTCGAGCCGACAGCGCCGCGGCTGTCTGCTGAAGGGCGCGGTTGAACGAGCGGACGGCGTCGCCGACTTCACTGACGGCTTCGACGGCGCTGTTCAGCTTTTCCACCTTCTTTTGCACATCGCCGGCGATGTCGTTCGCCGTATGCAAAAGCTCGGTGACTTCGCGGGCCACCGCTTGCACTTGCTCCTCCGTATGGCCCACCGCCGCCGTCAGCCGGCGCAGCGTTTCCTGCAGGACGACGAGCGTCCTCGCGATGTACACGACAAGCAGCAAAAACGCCGCCGCCGCCACCGCAGCGCTCGCGTACAAAAGCCACTCCACTTCGTTTCCCTCCTTGCCGTCCGGACCGCCTCATCCCGTTTGTACCCGTTTGCCTCCGCCTTTAAACGTTCGCCGCCGTCTCATTCGATTCCTGCCGCCCAACAAAAAACGGGCTGTTTTGGTCACAGCCCGCTTCCCGGCCGGCCGCTACGCGGACAGAACGGCCTGTTCGTACGCCTGTTGAAATTTTTGAATATCGCCGGCGCCCATAAACACCAACACTGCATCCGGATGCTGTTTCAACACTGCGACGTTGTCTTCTTCAAGCAGCTGCGAGCGCGGAATTTGCGCCTGCAAATCGCGGATGGACAGCTTGCCCTCGCGTTCGCGCGCCGAGCCGAAAATATCGCATAAATAGACGTGGTCGGCCTGTTTTAAACTTTCGGCAAACTCGCGCAAAAACGTCTGCGTTCGCGTATACGTGTGCGGCTGGAAAATGGCGACGACCTCGCGTCCCGGATATTTTTGCCTTGCCGCCTCCAATGTGGCGGTAATTTCGCGCGGATGATGCGCATAATCGTCAATCAACACCTGGCGCCCGACCGTTTTTTCGCTGAAGCGGCGTTTCACCCCTTGGAACGTCTGCAGCCGGGCGGCGATCGTGCCGGCGTCAATGCCTTCATAGTGGCAAAGGGCGATGACCGCGAGCGCATTCAGCACGTTATGGGTGCCAAAGCGCGGGATGGAAAAAGAGGCAAAAAACGTGTTGCGCACGAACACGTCAAACGCCGTCCCTTCGGTCGTCTTGACAATATTGCGCGCCTGAAAATCGTTTTCGTCGCTAAGCCCGTAAAACAAAATCGGCACTTTCGCCTGGAGATTCGGCAAATACGGATCATCCCCGCAGGCGACAATCGCCTTGTTCACTTGTTCCGCCATTTGTTGGAAGGCGGAAAAGACGTCGTCAATATTGGCAAAATAGTCGGGGTGGTCGAAGTCAATGTTCGTCATGATTGCATAATCGGGAAAATAGGACAGAAAATGCCGGCGGTACTCGCACGCCTCAAACACAAAGTATTTGCTCCCCGGCTCCCCTCTTCCCGTTCCGTCCCCAATTAAATATGACGTAGGGTGCGCCCCTTGCATCACGTGAGCGAGCAAGCCCGTCGTCGTCGTCTTTCCATGTGAGCCGGTCACCGCGATGCTTGTGAATTTCCCCGCCAGCTCGCCCAAAAAGCGGTGGTATCGAATGACAGGGACGCCGAGTTGACGGGCCGCTTCGATTTCCTCATGCGTATCGGAAAAGGCGTTGCCGGCAATGACCGTATAACCTGGGCGGATATTGTCTTTGGAAAAAGGCAAAACCGGGATGCCCCGTTCCTCGAGCACCTTTTGCGTAAAAAACCACTTTTCGACATCCGACCCTTGCACTGTATAGCCGAGATCATGAAGCACTTGTGCAAGCGCGCTCATTCCCGTGCCTTTGATGCCAACAAAATGGTAAACTGTCATCGCTAAGCCCTCCAGCCATCTTCTCTCTGTAGAACAGTATATGATATTCGTCTAGTTTTGCCATTTGCTTCATGCCGCCGCGCCGGCGGTTTCATTTCCCCATTATAGCACGGCCGGCGGCAAAACACTACCGCCCGGAAGCAACGCCGTTGGCAGGGTGCCCGCCGTGCTCCCCGCGCCAGCGCGCCCACTCTTCCTCGCTCATCAGCACATCGCGCGGTTTGCTGCCGCGCGCTTCCGAGATGAGCCCATGATGCTCCATCATCTCGATGAGCCGGGCGGCGCGGTTGTAGCCGATGCGGAAATGACGCTGCAAACTTGACGTTGACGCCCCTCCCTGGGCGATGACAAACCGGCATGCTTCGTCAAACAGCTCGTCGTCTTCCTCGCCGAACGCCGCCGCTTGCCGGAACTCGTCCGGACTGAACATGTACGAAGGGGCTTGCTGCGCTTTCACGTGGGCGGTGACCCGCTCAATTTCTTCATCGGAAATGAAGCAGCCTTGCAACCGCACCGGCTTGGCTGACCCGTTTTCCAAAAAAAGCATATCGCCGCGCCCAAGCAGCCGCTCGGCGCCGTTCACATCCAAAATCGTGCGCGAGTCGACTTGGGAAGAAACAGAAAAGGCGATGCGCGTCGGAATGTTCGCCTTGATCAAGCCGGTGATGACGTCAACCGACGGCCGTTGCGTGGCGATCAACAAGTGAATGCCGCACGCCCGCGCCTTTTGCGCCAAGCGGCAAATCGATTCCTCGACATCGGCCGGGGCGGCCATCATCAAATCAGCCAGTTCGTCGATGACGATGACGATGTACGGCAACGGCGGCTCACTTCCCCCGCTTGCACGCAGACGGTCATTGTATTTTTCAAGATCGCGCACGCCGGCATGGACAAACAGCTCGTACCGCCGCTCCATTTCGCCGACCGCCCACTTGAGCGCCCCGGCGGCCGCTTTTGCTTCGGTGATGACCGGGCTGAGCAAATGCGGCAAGCCGTTGTACGGGGCAAGCTCCACCATTTTTGGATCAATCAGCAGCCACTTCACCTCATGCGGGGCGGCTTTGTACAACATGCTGACAAGCATAGCGTTCATGCATACGCTTTTTCCCGACCCGGTCGCCCCGGCGATCAGCCCATGCGGCATTTTTCGGATGTCAGTCACGACCGGCGCACCGCTAATGTCAAGCCCAAGCGCCACGGTAAGCGGCGATGGGCTTTTACGGAACGCTTCGCTTTCTAAAATTTCCCGCAGACGCACCGGACGGCTCGTTCGGTTCGGCACTTCAATGCCGATCGTCCGCTTTCCCGGAATCGGCGCTTCAATCCGAATGTCTTTCGCTGCCAAACTCAGTTTAATGTCGTCCGTCAAGCTCGTAATTTTGCTTACTTTCACGCCCAAATCGGGCTGCACTTCAAACTGCGTCACCGTCGGCCCTTGCGTTGCCCCAACGACCTTCGCTCCGATATGGAAGCTCGCAAACGTCCGGTCGAGGCGGGCGCATTGTTCGCGAATCCACTGTTCGTCAGCAGACGCCGCCTCCCCGGGCGGCTCAAGCAACGCAGACGGCGGCAGCGAATAGCCGTCCCGGCGCGAGCGTTCCTCGAGCTTGCGCCGGTCTTCCTTTAGCATCATCACATTGTACGGGATGCGCGCCCGTCCGAGACGGGGAGAAGACAGCCGCGCTTCTTCTTCCCGTCCGGCGCCTTTCTCCGCCCCATGGCCGCGTTGCCCCTCATCCGGTCGCGGCGCTCCTTCTTCTAGCACCTTGGTGATCTTCTCCGCCGCCGTTTCATTCTCAATCGCCTCTTCAAGCCGCGGACCGGCGCCAAAGACGGACCGCTCCTCTTCCTCTTGCCCGGCGCCCCTTTTCTGCTGATCGTGCTGCCGCTCATCCGATCGCGGCGCCCCTTCTTCCGCGGCCTTGGCCATAGTCTCTGCTGCCGTTTCGCTCCCGGCCGCAACGGCGGCTTGTTCATCCGGTGGGGCGGTCGCTTTGCTGCTCTCTTCCTGTTCGGGCGGCGCCAAAGAGGCGGAGCGGCTTTGCTCCGGCTTAAAGTCGGAAACCGGCGTTCGTTTTGCCCCCCGCTGTTCGCCGCCCTGTCTTTGATACCCAAACACCGGCGACGGCACATCGGACGGGCGGAACGGGCGTTTTTCCGCCGTTTCCCGCGCCAGGCTGTCTGACGGGCGGCCAGAGGCCGGCCGCGTTCTTCCCCCGTCTGCCAACCGCTGCGGCTGTTTCTGTTCCTCCCGCGGCTGATCGTCGGGAATGAGCGGAAACCGAAAGCGGCCTTGCGGGTATTGGTACACCACTTTCGCCTCTGCACGCTCCGGTTGAGGAATGGGCGGCTGTTCCTGCTCTTCTTCCTCCGCAAACATGCGAAGCCATCGTTTCCAAAATTTCATCGGCCGTTTCACTCTTTCTATCTCATTCATTGTTGGCAAAAACGCCGTCGGGACGGTCAAAACACGAACGGCTGGCCGACTTCGTACTCGTCGGAGAGCACAAGAATCCCTTTTTCTTGCGGGGCGTTCGGCAGCCCGAGTTCGCGTGCCGAACAAATCATGCCGGATGACCGGACGCCGCGCAGCTCGCTTTCCTGAATGACAAGGCCGCTCGGCATGACGGCGCCGATTTTGGCGACGACGACTTTCTGCCCGGCGGCGACGTTCGGCGCCCCACAGACGATTTGCAGCACTTCACCGCCGACATCGACTTGGCAGACGCTCAGTTTGTCGGCGTTCGGATGCTTCGTTTTTTCTTTCACATATCCGACGACAAACTTCGGCGACAAATCAGCCTCGATCGGTTCGTCAAAACCGTTTTTCGCCAAAATGTCATTGATGACGCCAACGAGTTCTTCATCGACATCGAGCGGGCCACTGCCGGAAAACGGATGGTATGAAGAAGCGGAAAAAATGTTGTAACCGACCGTCTCTCCGCTCCGCTCCGAAAAAATGCGAACGACGTCGCCTCGTTTCACAAACGCCCGCTCTTCGGCAGGAATCGGCTTCAGCGACACAAGCAATACATCGCCGATTCCTTCGCGATTGTAAAATACATTCATCGGTTGATTCCTCCTTGCACCTTATGTTCTCCGTTTTTTTCCTAAAATAAAAATAGGTTCCAACTCTCCGTTTTCGTACAAAAAGGATAAGGCGGTAATCGGCACGCGGCCGCCGGCAAAAAAACTCATCGTCATTTGCGCTAGAACGTCGTAGCCGACCTCGTTGCGCAAATCGGCGATAATGAGCACATCTTGATGCGGGACGGCCAACGCCATCGTCCCTTCGATGCGCGCTTCCATTTCCGCCAAAAATGCCTCGTTCAACAACCGGCTCGCATCATAGCCGTCGTTCGTGTTGACAAAATAAAACACGTTGTCCGCCACGCGGTCTTCTTTCACCGGCGTCGGCAACGACCGGACGTTGAAACGGGCGATTTCCTTCACCCGCTCGGCGCTCCACCGCTCCGCTTTCAGCATTTGTTCATCGATCAAGCGGTACGTTTTGCCTAAATCAAGCGCATAATAAATGCGCGTTTCCGCCGTATGGCCATCGTGCACAAGCGGCACGCCTTCTTTCGTCTCCGTCGGAAACGATGTCGAGCGAATGACCGGGTAAATGTTCCGCTCGTTGCCGAAAAGCGCGACCGCTTCTTCCATCGTTTTCAGCGTTTGTTCCACGTAATAGACGATTTCGCGCACCGCTTCGTCTTTTTGATCGTGCCACTTGGCGATCACGCCGGGAAGCGAAATCGTCACGCCTTTTTTCGTGCGTTCATCCTCGATGCGCATCGCATCCTGCTTGGCGTCAAAGCGAAACGTCCAGTGCGGATGGCCGCCTAGACGCTTCTTGATCGTCTCGTACATTTGCCGGCTGTCCATTCGTCTGCCTCCTTAGCGTAATGGCGTCGTCAGCCGCTCCCTTTTATCATACCGTGAACGGTCCGTTTTGGCAAAAAAACTCATAGTGGCCGGCCAGCAGCTCGACGATGTGGGAAAACATCGCCGCACGCTTGATGCGCCCGTTCGTCAACACGCCGACCGCCCCTTCGTTCGTCCGGATGTTCCGCCGCCCCGTATATTCCTCCATCACCTCGCCGAGTTCTCTTCCCGCTTCAAGTTCGGCGCCGATCTCCGGCGGCAGGGCAAGGCGCGCGCCCGCCGCGGTGAGGACAAGGCCGCTTCGGTCGGCCAGCGCCCCCCAATTGCACAGCCACCATTGCCCGTCGATCCGCATCACGCCGCCTTCCAACCCGATGCCGATCTCCGCTCCTGCCGCGTCCAGCGCCCGTTTGGCGCGGTTCATCGCCCCAAGCCGCGTTTCTTCATCGGACAGCGGCTGGACGGAGACGCCGGAGGGCACGTCCAGCGGCACAAGGCGCCACGACGGCGCGGCGAACACCGCGCGGACGGCGGCAACTTTCGCTTCATTTTTCGTTCCGACCGCAACAGTTTTCATCATTGTCCCTCCTTCGCATGGAAAAGGAGAAGCTGCCGCTTCTCCCCCTCCCTTTGTTCCGCTCTGCCGTTCGTTTCTCTTTGCCTAGCTGTTTTGGCGGATCGCCTCAACCGTCGCCCGGTCGCACCGTTTCACGAGCTCGACGATGAGTGCTTTCGCCGCCGCATAATCGTCGACATGAATGATCGCCGCATGCGTATGAATGTAGCGGGCGCAAATGCCGATCACCGCCGATGGCACGCCGCGGTTGGCGACATGGACTCGCCCGGCGTCTGTCCCCCCGCCCGGGGAAATGAAAAATTGGTACGGCACATCAAGCGACTCGGCCGTATCGAGCACAAATTCGCGCATGCCGCGGTGCGTGATCATCGTCCGGTCGTACAGACGGACGAGCGCTCCTTTCCCGATATGGCCAAACGCCTGCTTGTCGCCGGTCATATCGTTCGCCGGGCTCGCCTCAAGGGCGAAGAAGATGTCCGGATTGATCATCGTGGCCGCCGTCTGCGCCCCGCGCAGCCCGACTTCTTCCTGCACAGTCGCGCCGGCGTACAGGACGTTCGGCAG
This genomic window contains:
- a CDS encoding bacillithiol system protein YtxJ; translation: MTPSKRWDTEAEWSEQNVGMEKLETVEQFERVKKETNRFLFVKHSLTCPISRAAFGECEKFAADHPELAVYCLYVQEARPLSNYIAETTGVKHESPQALLFENGKVVWHASHWAITYDALRTNIATA
- the sftA gene encoding Septum-associated FtsK-like translocase of DNA translates to MKFWKRWLRMFAEEEEQEQPPIPQPERAEAKVVYQYPQGRFRFPLIPDDQPREEQKQPQRLADGGRTRPASGRPSDSLARETAEKRPFRPSDVPSPVFGYQRQGGEQRGAKRTPVSDFKPEQSRSASLAPPEQEESSKATAPPDEQAAVAAGSETAAETMAKAAEEGAPRSDERQHDQQKRGAGQEEEERSVFGAGPRLEEAIENETAAEKITKVLEEGAPRPDEGQRGHGAEKGAGREEEARLSSPRLGRARIPYNVMMLKEDRRKLEERSRRDGYSLPPSALLEPPGEAASADEQWIREQCARLDRTFASFHIGAKVVGATQGPTVTQFEVQPDLGVKVSKITSLTDDIKLSLAAKDIRIEAPIPGKRTIGIEVPNRTSRPVRLREILESEAFRKSPSPLTVALGLDISGAPVVTDIRKMPHGLIAGATGSGKSVCMNAMLVSMLYKAAPHEVKWLLIDPKMVELAPYNGLPHLLSPVITEAKAAAGALKWAVGEMERRYELFVHAGVRDLEKYNDRLRASGGSEPPLPYIVIVIDELADLMMAAPADVEESICRLAQKARACGIHLLIATQRPSVDVITGLIKANIPTRIAFSVSSQVDSRTILDVNGAERLLGRGDMLFLENGSAKPVRLQGCFISDEEIERVTAHVKAQQAPSYMFSPDEFRQAAAFGEEDDELFDEACRFVIAQGGASTSSLQRHFRIGYNRAARLIEMMEHHGLISEARGSKPRDVLMSEEEWARWRGEHGGHPANGVASGR
- the murC gene encoding UDP-N-acetylmuramate--L-alanine ligase encodes the protein MTVYHFVGIKGTGMSALAQVLHDLGYTVQGSDVEKWFFTQKVLEERGIPVLPFSKDNIRPGYTVIAGNAFSDTHEEIEAARQLGVPVIRYHRFLGELAGKFTSIAVTGSHGKTTTTGLLAHVMQGAHPTSYLIGDGTGRGEPGSKYFVFEACEYRRHFLSYFPDYAIMTNIDFDHPDYFANIDDVFSAFQQMAEQVNKAIVACGDDPYLPNLQAKVPILFYGLSDENDFQARNIVKTTEGTAFDVFVRNTFFASFSIPRFGTHNVLNALAVIALCHYEGIDAGTIAARLQTFQGVKRRFSEKTVGRQVLIDDYAHHPREITATLEAARQKYPGREVVAIFQPHTYTRTQTFLREFAESLKQADHVYLCDIFGSAREREGKLSIRDLQAQIPRSQLLEEDNVAVLKQHPDAVLVFMGAGDIQKFQQAYEQAVLSA
- the pheT_2 gene encoding Phenylalanine--tRNA ligase beta subunit, which produces MNVFYNREGIGDVLLVSLKPIPAEERAFVKRGDVVRIFSERSGETVGYNIFSASSYHPFSGSGPLDVDEELVGVINDILAKNGFDEPIEADLSPKFVVGYVKEKTKHPNADKLSVCQVDVGGEVLQIVCGAPNVAAGQKVVVAKIGAVMPSGLVIQESELRGVRSSGMICSARELGLPNAPQEKGILVLSDEYEVGQPFVF
- a CDS encoding Non-canonical purine NTP phosphatase; the protein is MKTVAVGTKNEAKVAAVRAVFAAPSWRLVPLDVPSGVSVQPLSDEETRLGAMNRAKRALDAAGAEIGIGLEGGVMRIDGQWWLCNWGALADRSGLVLTAAGARLALPPEIGAELEAGRELGEVMEEYTGRRNIRTNEGAVGVLTNGRIKRAAMFSHIVELLAGHYEFFCQNGPFTV
- the ccpA_1 gene encoding Glucose-resistance amylase regulator, yielding MTVTIYDVAREANVSMATVSRVVNGNPNVKPSTRKKVLEAIERLGYRPNAVARGLASKKTTTVGVIIPDISSIFFAELARGIEDIATMYKYNIILSNSDQNKEKELHLLNTMLAKQVDGLLFMGGTITEEHVAEFKKSSVPIVLAATVGPEEIPSVNIDYEQAAFEAVTYLLEKGNRRVAYVTGPTDDPINQRKLAGYRRALEERGVPYDEELVVEGDNSYDSGLEAYEKIAELAERPTAVFAGTDEMALGIIHSAQDHNVRVPEELEVVGFDNTRLATMVRPRLTTVVQPMYDIGAVAMRLLTKYMNKEKVDNHIVVLPHRLEVRESTK
- a CDS encoding Gas vesicle protein, giving the protein MAKNNGGFLLGALVGGIAGAAAAMFLTSEKGRQWLAEWSSSETWEPVKTTAAEWLETAKEKTKEIAEFIPLKTAEAPSEAEEAKTGAEKATIPIPPSAEPADRETLQKLLEEAEAALDDAEQTMGHRSGME
- the aroA gene encoding bifunctional 3-deoxy-7-phosphoheptulonate synthase/chorismate mutase, whose translation is MSNERLEELRARVDEINLQLLKLINERGRLVQEIGKIKEAQGTHRYDPVRERKMLDLISEHNDGPFETSTLQHIFKEIFKAALELQEDDHRKALLVSRKKHPENTIVEVKGERIGDGNQYFVMGPCAVESYEQVAAVAEAVKKQGIKLLRGGAYKPRTSPYDFQGLGVEGLKILKRIADEFDLAVISEIVTPADIETALDYIDVIQIGARNMQNFELLKAAGQVNKPILLKRGLAATIEEFINAAEYIMSQGNGQIILCERGIRTYERATRNTLDISAVPILKKETHLPVFVDVTHSTGRRDLLIPCAKAALAIGADGVMAEVHPDPAVALSDSAQQMDIAQFNEFMEEVRAFQRQFVQA